A single Symbiobacterium thermophilum IAM 14863 DNA region contains:
- a CDS encoding aminotransferase, protein MSLVTHPLPALSPAEAATLQWRLVDLIHTHFDGHEILQAGDLGVVPGLGRPRTTARVERVLADFFGGEAAALVRGAGTGAIRAALQAIPGVRRILVHRAPIYSTTRSTIEAMGLDVLQADFHDPEELSRKAREADLALVQHARQRLDDRYALGEVIRTLRKAAPGLPIITDDNYAVCKVPAIGVQLGATASTFSLFKLLGPEGVGCVVGAADVVERIHRAAYSGGLQVQGPEAMDALRSLVYAPVALALQAQVVQEVVDRLNAGEVPGVACAAVANAQSRVALVQLCEPIADRVLEVAPRFGAAPHPVGAESRYEVAAMFYRASGTMLADRPDLAPFLLRINPMRAGADTVIRVLRMSVEAAVKP, encoded by the coding sequence ATGTCCCTGGTGACGCACCCGCTCCCCGCCCTCTCCCCCGCGGAGGCGGCAACCCTCCAGTGGCGGCTGGTCGACCTGATCCACACCCACTTCGACGGCCATGAGATCCTGCAGGCCGGCGACCTGGGTGTGGTGCCCGGGCTCGGGAGGCCCCGGACGACAGCCCGGGTGGAGCGCGTCCTCGCCGATTTCTTCGGCGGGGAAGCGGCCGCCCTGGTGCGGGGGGCGGGAACCGGGGCGATCCGGGCGGCCCTGCAGGCGATCCCCGGGGTACGGCGCATCCTGGTGCACCGGGCGCCCATTTACTCCACCACCCGCAGCACCATCGAAGCCATGGGGCTGGACGTGCTCCAGGCCGACTTCCACGATCCGGAGGAGCTGTCCCGGAAGGCGCGGGAGGCCGACCTGGCCCTGGTCCAGCACGCGCGGCAGCGGCTGGACGACCGGTACGCCCTCGGGGAGGTCATCCGGACCCTGCGCAAGGCGGCGCCGGGGCTGCCCATCATCACCGACGACAACTACGCGGTCTGCAAGGTGCCCGCGATCGGCGTCCAATTGGGAGCCACGGCCTCGACCTTCTCGCTCTTCAAGCTGCTGGGCCCCGAGGGCGTGGGGTGCGTCGTCGGCGCTGCCGACGTGGTCGAGCGCATCCACCGCGCCGCCTACTCCGGCGGGCTCCAGGTGCAGGGGCCCGAGGCGATGGACGCCCTCCGGTCGCTGGTCTACGCCCCCGTGGCCCTGGCGCTGCAGGCACAAGTGGTACAGGAGGTGGTTGACCGACTCAACGCCGGCGAGGTGCCGGGGGTGGCCTGTGCGGCGGTGGCCAACGCCCAGTCGCGGGTCGCCCTGGTGCAGCTGTGCGAGCCCATCGCCGACCGGGTGCTGGAGGTCGCGCCGCGGTTCGGGGCCGCACCCCATCCGGTGGGCGCCGAATCCCGCTACGAGGTCGCGGCCATGTTCTACCGCGCCTCGGGCACGATGCTCGCCGACCGGCCCGACCTGGCCCCGTTCCTGCTGCGGATCAACCCGATGCGGGCGGGCGCCGACACGGTGATCCGAGTGCTCCGGATGTCTGTGGAAGCTGCAGTAAAGCCGTAA
- a CDS encoding YhfX family PLP-dependent enzyme, with the protein MFLEVTARRNPRLIDAALRFHAEGRLPPNTYVLDLDAIRNNARTLAEAARREGIQLYFMSKQLNRNPQVIAAVAEAGIPRGVAVDIDDARAFREAGVALGHVGHLVQIPRAFLPQVLSWRPEVMTVFGLAQARAVSDAAVGLGLRQDVLLRVASGCLYPGQEGGIPLGELPAVALAISRLPGVRVAGVTAFPCLVAEDGRPVATPNLEAVTRAAALLRDELGMEIAQVNAPSLTCAATLALLRQAGATHGEPGHAITGTTPLHAVSDQPELPAMVYLTEVSHTYGGRAYVYGGGSYPRGHMQNALVGTALRRAPLHRPAAENIDYYLTLDDPLAREGEPVVAAFRTQAFTARANLALVEGVQQGAPRLAGLYDRANRPLDLTI; encoded by the coding sequence ATGTTCCTCGAGGTCACCGCGCGCCGCAACCCCCGGCTGATCGACGCGGCCCTGCGTTTCCACGCCGAGGGGCGGCTGCCGCCCAACACCTATGTACTCGATCTGGATGCCATTCGGAACAACGCCCGCACGCTGGCCGAAGCGGCCCGGCGGGAAGGGATTCAGCTCTACTTCATGTCCAAGCAGCTCAACCGCAACCCGCAGGTGATCGCCGCGGTGGCCGAGGCCGGGATTCCCCGGGGCGTGGCGGTGGACATCGACGACGCAAGGGCGTTCCGCGAGGCGGGCGTCGCGCTCGGCCACGTGGGCCACCTGGTTCAGATCCCCCGGGCTTTCCTGCCGCAGGTGCTCTCCTGGCGGCCGGAGGTGATGACGGTTTTCGGCCTCGCCCAGGCCAGGGCGGTGAGCGATGCGGCTGTCGGGCTGGGGCTCCGGCAGGATGTGCTGCTCCGGGTGGCCTCCGGCTGCCTGTACCCTGGCCAGGAAGGGGGAATCCCCCTCGGGGAGCTGCCCGCGGTGGCCCTGGCGATCAGCCGGTTGCCCGGGGTGCGGGTGGCGGGGGTCACCGCCTTCCCCTGCCTGGTGGCGGAGGACGGCCGGCCCGTTGCCACCCCCAACCTGGAGGCAGTGACCCGGGCCGCCGCCTTGCTGCGGGACGAGCTGGGGATGGAGATCGCCCAGGTGAACGCCCCCTCCCTCACCTGCGCCGCCACGCTGGCGCTCCTGCGGCAGGCAGGGGCGACCCACGGCGAGCCGGGCCACGCCATCACCGGCACCACCCCGCTGCACGCCGTCTCCGACCAGCCGGAGCTCCCGGCCATGGTCTACCTCACCGAGGTCTCGCACACCTACGGCGGCCGGGCCTACGTCTACGGCGGCGGCAGCTACCCGCGGGGCCACATGCAGAACGCGCTGGTGGGGACTGCCCTGCGCCGGGCCCCCCTGCACCGCCCCGCCGCCGAGAACATCGATTACTACCTGACGCTGGACGATCCCCTGGCCCGGGAGGGAGAGCCCGTCGTCGCCGCGTTCCGCACGCAGGCGTTCACCGCCCGGGCCAACCTCGCCCTGGTGGAGGGTGTCCAGCAGGGCGCCCCGCGGCTCGCCGGCCTGTACGACCGGGCGAACCGACCTCTCGACCTCACGATCTAG
- a CDS encoding YhfT family protein, whose translation METLQLVVAALMGGLAAFLAQQGIAVFNDGLRPLLPEFLEGRMNRRELALTSFALCFGLVIGFGIPFSLTSQIILIHSVFLATDIIGTSSPNKWLAAGLGAAWGVLLTIGLQALVDLFALLPVNFLDALGQVSSPITAAFAVFPALAVALHHGWKKGAITFALQMLARQIVVRVNPIQFGTASINLNAEGTALVIGMILLLVFAAREKAEVTADASLAAVFSDRVQRIKKNVLVLSIMGALVAAAANLGVVAGDPISLGLAAEGNIVDAGIAALARGIGFVPLVATTAVATGVYGPVGMTFVFAAGFFSPHWIVAAILGAVIVFLEVMLLDVIARFLDRFPGVRAAGEHIRTAMTKVLEIALLVGGMIAGNAMAPGLGYFIVAAIVVLNEAAGLPVNRLAIGPVAAILTGILVNILKVLTLFS comes from the coding sequence GTGGAGACGCTCCAGCTTGTGGTCGCGGCTCTCATGGGCGGCCTGGCCGCCTTCCTGGCTCAGCAGGGAATCGCCGTCTTCAACGACGGCCTGCGTCCGCTGCTGCCCGAGTTCCTCGAAGGGCGGATGAACCGCCGTGAACTGGCGCTCACCTCCTTCGCGCTCTGCTTCGGCCTGGTCATCGGTTTTGGCATTCCCTTCTCCCTCACCAGCCAGATCATCCTGATCCACAGCGTGTTCCTCGCCACCGACATCATCGGCACCTCGTCCCCCAACAAGTGGCTGGCAGCCGGCCTGGGCGCCGCCTGGGGCGTGCTCCTGACCATCGGCCTGCAGGCGCTGGTCGACCTCTTCGCACTGCTGCCCGTGAACTTCCTGGACGCCCTGGGCCAGGTCAGCTCCCCGATCACCGCCGCCTTCGCGGTCTTCCCCGCCCTCGCGGTGGCCCTGCACCACGGCTGGAAGAAGGGTGCGATCACCTTCGCCCTGCAGATGCTGGCCCGGCAGATCGTGGTGCGTGTCAATCCCATCCAGTTCGGCACCGCGAGCATCAACCTGAACGCGGAAGGCACGGCCCTGGTCATCGGTATGATCCTGCTGCTGGTGTTTGCGGCCCGTGAGAAGGCCGAGGTCACCGCTGACGCCAGCCTCGCGGCCGTCTTCTCCGACCGGGTGCAGCGGATCAAGAAGAACGTCCTGGTGCTCTCGATCATGGGCGCCCTGGTGGCCGCCGCCGCCAACCTGGGCGTGGTGGCCGGCGACCCGATCAGCCTGGGCCTGGCCGCCGAGGGGAACATCGTCGACGCCGGCATCGCGGCCCTGGCCCGCGGCATCGGCTTCGTGCCCCTGGTCGCCACCACCGCCGTTGCGACCGGCGTCTACGGCCCCGTCGGCATGACCTTCGTCTTCGCGGCGGGCTTCTTCTCCCCGCACTGGATCGTGGCCGCCATCCTCGGCGCCGTCATCGTCTTCCTGGAGGTCATGCTCCTCGACGTCATCGCCCGGTTCCTGGACCGGTTCCCGGGCGTCCGGGCCGCCGGCGAGCACATCCGTACCGCCATGACCAAGGTGCTGGAGATCGCGCTGCTGGTGGGCGGCATGATCGCCGGCAACGCCATGGCCCCGGGCCTGGGTTACTTCATCGTCGCGGCGATCGTCGTGCTGAACGAGGCGGCCGGGCTGCCGGTGAACCGGCTGGCCATCGGCCCTGTGGCCGCGATCCTCACCGGCATCCTGGTCAACATCCTGAAGGTGCTCACCCTCTTCTCCTAA
- a CDS encoding phosphopentomutase, with translation MAKRAIVLVLDGFGVGAMADVEQVQPRDAGAHTLASLVRSQGALRIPSLVRLGLPHIAPEAGLEPAGPPLAAWGRCNLAHWGADTFAGHNEIQGNRPLRPVISLFSTVAGQVRAHLEQAGHRVEDALPGGSALLVDGQILVGDNLETDPGRIYNVTGPLDTVPFERILEVGRRVRQVVQVSRVIALGGVGITVEDILAHTRITPAGQTGVVTPELHIYNEHYRVRHLGYGIDPAVQAPELVASTGLPVAMIGKMADVVECPSARWRDPVVDTEAVLEQVLEQLEQMPDGGYIAATVQETDLMGHEQDPVRYAEVLARADRGIARLLDRLRPGDLLIILADHGNDPLIGHSLHTREQVPLLAFGPGFRPAALGVRDTMADVAATVCEHLGAPAPEFGTSFLGLLTEK, from the coding sequence ATGGCAAAGCGAGCGATTGTACTGGTGCTTGACGGCTTCGGCGTCGGGGCCATGGCGGACGTGGAGCAGGTGCAGCCCCGGGACGCGGGCGCCCACACCCTGGCCAGCCTGGTCAGGTCCCAGGGCGCCCTGCGGATTCCCAGCCTGGTGCGGCTGGGGCTGCCCCACATCGCCCCCGAGGCGGGGCTGGAGCCGGCGGGCCCGCCGCTGGCCGCGTGGGGCCGCTGCAACCTGGCCCACTGGGGCGCTGACACCTTTGCCGGCCACAACGAGATCCAGGGAAACCGGCCCCTCCGGCCCGTGATCTCCCTGTTCTCCACGGTGGCCGGCCAGGTCCGGGCCCACCTGGAGCAGGCCGGACACCGGGTCGAGGACGCCCTGCCGGGAGGCTCCGCCCTCCTGGTGGACGGGCAGATCCTGGTGGGGGACAACCTGGAGACCGACCCCGGCCGCATCTACAACGTGACCGGTCCGCTGGACACGGTGCCCTTCGAGCGGATCCTGGAGGTGGGCCGGCGGGTCCGCCAGGTGGTGCAGGTGAGCCGGGTGATCGCCCTGGGCGGCGTCGGCATCACCGTGGAGGACATCCTGGCCCACACGCGCATCACCCCGGCCGGTCAGACCGGCGTGGTCACGCCGGAGCTGCACATCTACAACGAGCACTACCGGGTGCGCCACCTGGGCTACGGCATCGATCCCGCCGTCCAGGCGCCGGAACTTGTGGCGTCCACCGGGCTCCCCGTGGCGATGATCGGCAAGATGGCCGACGTGGTGGAGTGCCCCTCCGCCCGCTGGCGGGACCCGGTGGTGGACACCGAAGCCGTGCTGGAGCAGGTGCTGGAGCAGCTGGAGCAGATGCCCGACGGCGGCTACATCGCCGCGACGGTGCAGGAGACCGACCTCATGGGCCACGAGCAGGACCCGGTCCGCTACGCGGAGGTCCTGGCCCGGGCCGACCGCGGCATCGCCCGGCTGCTGGACCGCCTGCGCCCCGGGGACCTGCTGATCATCCTGGCGGATCACGGCAACGACCCGCTGATCGGCCACTCCCTGCACACCCGGGAGCAGGTGCCGCTTCTGGCCTTCGGCCCCGGCTTCCGCCCGGCCGCCCTCGGGGTCCGGGACACCATGGCCGACGTGGCGGCCACGGTGTGCGAGCACCTGGGCGCCCCGGCGCCGGAGTTCGGCACCAGCTTCCTCGGCCTGCTGACGGAAAAGTGA
- a CDS encoding amidase: MITRWRRSLAAARANLGRSVAALAPGADATDPGNEVLRLGIKDTPAIGDELRRRLAAEPGLAWLTVDRAAPGGRAVDTGLLNPLTGRPMTGSTSGGPVNILLGIIDLCVGTDGGGSVLGPAAATGLAGIIGSGLGLTCPVERVSTDGFAFRPALGVIARDWPTARTGFRALLRASGAAEPPAASLAGLRVALPRPGSVTLPDGADMAAELEPYLRPLWAAGAEPVAVDMTGIAARERAMALLREIWATADLAVTLEGPVDLFGLGDSVVGSLGPPGAALQARGGKYLLRALNLVGCTGIALPVPRLSSGLILAGPPGPVGAARALAAADLLAPSLRMPPLFERYFFQLP; the protein is encoded by the coding sequence GTGATCACCCGGTGGCGCCGGTCGCTGGCGGCCGCCCGCGCCAATCTGGGGCGCTCCGTCGCCGCGCTGGCGCCCGGCGCGGATGCGACCGATCCGGGGAATGAGGTTCTCCGCCTCGGCATCAAGGACACCCCCGCCATCGGCGATGAGCTGCGCCGGCGGCTGGCCGCCGAACCCGGCCTGGCGTGGCTGACGGTGGACCGGGCGGCGCCGGGCGGGAGGGCGGTCGACACCGGCCTGCTCAACCCGCTCACCGGCAGGCCCATGACCGGGTCCACCAGCGGCGGCCCGGTCAACATCCTGCTCGGCATCATCGACCTGTGTGTGGGTACCGACGGCGGAGGCTCGGTGCTGGGCCCTGCCGCCGCCACCGGCCTGGCCGGCATCATCGGTTCCGGCCTCGGCCTCACCTGTCCGGTGGAACGCGTCTCCACGGACGGCTTTGCGTTTCGGCCCGCCCTGGGCGTCATCGCCCGGGACTGGCCCACCGCCCGCACGGGCTTCCGCGCCCTGCTGCGGGCCTCCGGTGCCGCGGAGCCGCCTGCGGCATCGCTCGCGGGACTGCGGGTTGCGTTGCCCCGCCCGGGCTCCGTGACCCTGCCCGACGGGGCGGACATGGCGGCGGAACTGGAACCTTACCTCCGTCCCCTCTGGGCGGCCGGGGCGGAACCGGTCGCCGTGGACATGACGGGCATTGCGGCGAGGGAGCGCGCCATGGCCCTGCTGCGGGAGATCTGGGCCACGGCCGACCTGGCCGTCACGCTGGAAGGGCCCGTGGACCTGTTCGGCCTGGGGGATTCCGTGGTGGGCTCGCTGGGCCCGCCCGGCGCTGCGCTGCAGGCGCGGGGCGGCAAGTACCTGTTGCGGGCACTGAACCTCGTGGGCTGCACGGGCATTGCCCTGCCGGTTCCCCGCCTTTCCTCGGGCCTGATCCTGGCCGGCCCGCCCGGCCCCGTGGGCGCCGCCCGCGCCCTGGCCGCGGCGGACCTGCTGGCCCCATCCCTGCGAATGCCCCCGCTCTTTGAGCGTTACTTCTTTCAGCTTCCCTGA
- a CDS encoding lipoate--protein ligase: MIYLETGSTDPYFNLAFEEYVFEKLDPTKSYFILWQNENTVVVGRHQNTYEEINQRYVEEHGIRVVRRLSGGGAVYHDNGNLNYTFIVDKDAAPDFNFAVFTVPVIKTLERLGVKAEFTGRNDLTIDGRKFCGNAQYVRRGRIMHHGCIMLDSNLEVVVNALKVREAKFQSKGVKSVRSRVTTINAHAPRPIAMEEFKSLLKGYILEAEGLETMALTPEQLDEVRRLRDEKYATWEWNYGASPAYDVRLEERFDFGLVTVYLQADRGRIQAVKIYGDFFGSGELAELEAALVGLPLDGNLEAALEPLDVGRYIQGMTARDLARLLKG; encoded by the coding sequence ATGATCTACCTGGAGACAGGCAGCACGGACCCCTACTTTAACCTGGCCTTCGAGGAGTACGTCTTCGAGAAGCTGGATCCCACCAAGTCCTACTTCATCCTCTGGCAGAACGAGAACACCGTCGTCGTCGGCCGGCACCAGAACACGTACGAGGAGATCAACCAGCGGTACGTGGAGGAGCACGGCATCCGCGTCGTCCGTCGGCTCTCCGGAGGCGGGGCGGTCTACCACGACAACGGCAACCTGAACTACACGTTCATCGTGGACAAGGACGCCGCCCCCGATTTCAACTTCGCCGTCTTCACCGTGCCGGTCATCAAGACCCTGGAGCGGCTGGGCGTGAAGGCGGAGTTCACCGGCCGCAACGACCTGACCATCGACGGGAGGAAGTTCTGCGGGAACGCCCAGTACGTCCGGCGGGGGCGCATCATGCACCACGGCTGCATCATGCTGGACTCCAACCTGGAGGTGGTGGTCAACGCCCTGAAGGTGCGGGAGGCCAAGTTCCAGTCCAAGGGTGTGAAGTCGGTGCGCAGCCGGGTGACCACCATCAACGCCCACGCCCCCCGGCCCATCGCCATGGAGGAGTTCAAGTCCCTGCTGAAGGGCTACATCCTGGAGGCGGAGGGCCTGGAGACCATGGCGCTCACCCCCGAGCAGCTGGACGAGGTCCGGCGGCTGCGGGACGAGAAGTACGCCACGTGGGAGTGGAACTACGGTGCCTCCCCCGCCTACGACGTGCGGCTGGAGGAGCGGTTCGACTTCGGCCTGGTCACCGTCTACCTCCAGGCGGACCGGGGGCGGATCCAGGCGGTGAAGATCTACGGCGACTTCTTCGGCAGCGGCGAACTGGCGGAGCTGGAAGCCGCCCTGGTGGGGCTGCCCCTGGACGGGAACCTGGAGGCGGCCCTGGAGCCGCTGGACGTCGGCCGGTACATCCAGGGCATGACCGCGCGGGACCTGGCCAGGCTGCTCAAGGGTTGA
- a CDS encoding DUF2620 domain-containing protein — protein sequence MIRFAVGGQVDKKKVADLVRKVGGSAVQVTEHSDLEAAMQVKNGKADYYIGACHTGGGGLAMAIAMLGKARCLTVSMPGRPPKEEEIRKAVADGVKAFAFTADHAEQAVSMIVRAILERGQA from the coding sequence ATGATTCGCTTCGCCGTAGGCGGCCAGGTCGACAAGAAGAAGGTTGCCGATCTGGTGCGAAAGGTCGGCGGAAGTGCGGTCCAGGTCACGGAGCACAGCGATCTGGAGGCGGCCATGCAGGTGAAGAACGGCAAGGCCGACTACTACATCGGCGCCTGCCACACCGGCGGCGGCGGCCTTGCCATGGCCATCGCCATGCTGGGCAAGGCGCGGTGTCTCACCGTCTCCATGCCGGGCCGTCCGCCGAAGGAGGAAGAGATCCGCAAGGCCGTGGCCGACGGGGTGAAGGCCTTCGCCTTCACGGCCGACCACGCCGAGCAGGCGGTGTCCATGATCGTCCGCGCCATTCTTGAGAGGGGTCAGGCGTGA
- a CDS encoding phosphotriesterase family protein — MAHIMTVLGPLDPKELGPTLMHEHLFIDLSGRKKDPDTVLDDLDLACEEVAHLQRAGGRALVEVTCHGMGRRPELLREVARRTGLQVVAATGFYQQAYHPPYVAERSAEELAELLMRDIQEGMDGTDVKPGILAEIGTSKGEIRPDEAKVFRAVALVHKWTGLPISTHCTLGTMGLEQLDLLESLGVDPARVVIGHQDLTDDLETHVALARRGATVAYDTAGKESYMPDAVRVRLITGMLERGLADRVVLSMDVTRRSHLKANGGYGYSYLFDRLVPALRAAGVSEAELEQMLVLNPRRILTVA; from the coding sequence ATGGCCCATATCATGACCGTTCTCGGCCCCCTGGACCCGAAGGAACTCGGTCCCACGCTGATGCACGAGCACCTGTTCATCGACCTCTCCGGGCGGAAGAAGGATCCGGACACCGTGCTGGACGACCTGGACCTGGCCTGTGAGGAGGTGGCGCACCTGCAGCGGGCCGGTGGCCGGGCGCTGGTGGAGGTCACCTGCCACGGCATGGGGCGCCGGCCGGAACTGCTCCGGGAGGTCGCCCGCCGGACCGGGCTGCAGGTCGTGGCCGCCACCGGCTTCTACCAGCAGGCCTACCACCCGCCCTACGTGGCCGAACGCTCCGCGGAGGAGCTCGCGGAACTGCTGATGCGGGACATCCAGGAGGGGATGGACGGCACCGACGTCAAGCCGGGGATCCTGGCCGAGATCGGCACCTCGAAGGGCGAGATCCGGCCGGACGAGGCCAAGGTCTTCCGGGCCGTGGCCCTGGTGCACAAGTGGACCGGCCTGCCCATCTCCACCCACTGCACCCTGGGGACCATGGGGCTGGAGCAGCTGGACCTGTTGGAGTCCCTGGGGGTCGACCCGGCCCGGGTGGTGATCGGCCACCAGGACCTGACCGACGACCTGGAGACCCACGTCGCCCTGGCCCGGCGGGGCGCCACGGTGGCTTATGACACCGCCGGCAAGGAGAGTTACATGCCGGACGCCGTCCGGGTCCGCCTGATCACCGGCATGCTGGAGAGGGGCCTGGCCGACCGGGTGGTCCTCTCCATGGACGTGACCCGGCGCTCCCACCTGAAGGCCAACGGGGGGTACGGCTACAGCTACCTCTTCGACCGGCTGGTGCCCGCGCTCCGGGCCGCCGGCGTCAGCGAGGCCGAGCTGGAACAGATGCTGGTGCTGAACCCGCGGCGGATCCTGACCGTCGCCTGA
- a CDS encoding PRD domain-containing protein, whose product MSLEMRLRLLQESGQISPEVAELTRWILKRVEERYDMTVTEENGAMFTTHLAVALERLRSGQAIDEMVSEGLAEVKAYPEEWAFVNEVVAGEAGRRLGARVPEAEVGYLTAHLITLVRPDGL is encoded by the coding sequence TTGTCGTTGGAAATGCGGCTCCGTCTGCTGCAGGAGAGCGGGCAGATCAGCCCGGAGGTTGCGGAACTGACCCGATGGATCCTGAAGCGGGTGGAAGAGCGTTACGACATGACCGTGACCGAGGAGAACGGCGCCATGTTCACCACCCACCTGGCGGTGGCCCTGGAGCGGTTGCGCTCGGGCCAGGCCATCGATGAGATGGTGTCGGAAGGGCTGGCCGAGGTGAAGGCCTACCCCGAGGAGTGGGCGTTCGTCAACGAGGTCGTGGCCGGGGAGGCCGGGCGCCGGCTGGGCGCCAGGGTGCCGGAGGCCGAGGTCGGCTACCTCACCGCGCACCTGATCACGCTGGTCCGGCCGGATGGGCTGTGA
- the yhfZ gene encoding GntR family transcriptional regulator YhfZ: MNRWQSDLYRKYGRVAMQIAADLLALRPGDRIPRVQDYARRCETGNGTVQNALRSLIEAGAVQVEARGHKGTFLVQADYRKLREIAGLASLLGLMPLPYTRRYEGLASGLYEAVRQSDLPFSIGYMRGARNRIAALHRGQADFAVLSRLSAELAVAEGGVVIVMGLGPQTFVSQHGILLARPEYTGITDGMRVGIDPQTLDQAWLTAAECRGRQVELVEIPYSHLLQRLREGQIDAAIWNLDELSSGTMEIYSRPLQSPEARRIAESSSEAVLVIDANRPDLERLLPEIIDPALVRRVQDEVLEGKRIPSY, translated from the coding sequence ATGAACCGGTGGCAGTCGGACCTGTACCGAAAGTACGGCCGGGTCGCCATGCAGATCGCCGCCGATCTGCTGGCGCTGCGGCCCGGAGACCGCATCCCGCGCGTGCAGGACTACGCCCGGCGGTGTGAGACGGGCAACGGCACGGTGCAGAACGCCCTGCGCTCGCTCATCGAGGCCGGCGCGGTGCAGGTGGAGGCCCGGGGCCACAAGGGCACGTTCCTGGTCCAGGCTGACTACCGCAAGCTCCGGGAGATCGCGGGCCTCGCCTCGCTGCTGGGGCTCATGCCCCTTCCCTACACCCGGCGCTACGAAGGGCTGGCTTCCGGCCTGTACGAGGCGGTGCGGCAGAGCGACCTGCCCTTCAGCATCGGCTACATGCGGGGCGCCCGCAACCGGATCGCCGCCCTGCACCGCGGGCAGGCCGACTTCGCGGTGCTCTCCCGCCTGTCGGCCGAGTTGGCGGTGGCGGAGGGCGGCGTCGTCATCGTCATGGGGCTGGGGCCGCAGACCTTCGTCTCCCAGCACGGCATCCTGCTGGCCCGCCCCGAGTACACGGGCATCACCGACGGGATGCGGGTGGGCATCGACCCGCAGACCCTGGACCAGGCGTGGCTGACCGCCGCGGAGTGCCGGGGCAGGCAGGTGGAGTTGGTGGAGATCCCCTACTCCCACCTGCTCCAGCGGCTCCGGGAGGGGCAGATCGACGCCGCCATCTGGAACCTCGACGAGCTTTCCTCGGGCACGATGGAGATCTACTCCCGGCCGCTGCAGAGCCCGGAGGCCCGCCGGATCGCCGAGTCCTCGTCGGAGGCCGTCCTGGTGATCGACGCCAACCGGCCCGATCTGGAGCGGCTCCTGCCGGAGATCATCGACCCCGCCCTCGTGCGCCGCGTCCAGGACGAGGTGCTGGAGGGCAAGCGAATACCCTCATACTAG
- a CDS encoding LLM class flavin-dependent oxidoreductase, which produces MELGIYTFVETTPDPVTGARLSPEQRIRDLLEEIELADQVGLDVFGIGEHHRPEYVSSAPAVILAAAAARTKRIRLTSAVTVLSSDDPVRVFQQFATLDLISGGRAEIMVGRGSFIESFPLFGCDLNDYDALFAEKLDLLLRLRESEHVTWEGRFRPPLTGQGVYPRPVQQKIPVWVAVGGTQYSAARAGALGLPMALAIIGGLPERFRPLAELHRKAAVMNGHEPPALSINSHGFIADRSQDAADLAFPAFKAVMDQLGRERGWPPMTRAQFEASRSLRGADFVGSPQEVAEKILYQHELFGHQRFLLQLTVGSLPHDKVLRAIELFGTQVAPVVRKAVARKQGKA; this is translated from the coding sequence GTGGAACTGGGTATCTACACCTTCGTGGAGACGACACCGGATCCCGTGACCGGCGCGCGCCTGAGCCCGGAGCAGCGGATCCGCGACCTGCTGGAGGAGATCGAGCTGGCCGACCAGGTGGGGCTGGACGTCTTCGGCATCGGCGAGCACCACCGCCCCGAGTACGTCTCCTCGGCCCCCGCGGTGATCCTGGCGGCCGCGGCGGCCCGCACCAAGCGCATCCGGCTGACCAGCGCGGTCACCGTGCTCAGCTCCGACGACCCGGTGCGGGTCTTTCAGCAGTTTGCCACGCTGGACCTGATCTCAGGCGGGCGGGCCGAGATCATGGTGGGGCGCGGCTCCTTCATCGAGTCGTTCCCGCTCTTCGGCTGCGACCTGAACGACTACGACGCGCTCTTCGCCGAGAAGCTGGACCTGCTGCTGCGGCTGCGGGAGTCCGAGCACGTCACGTGGGAGGGCCGGTTCCGGCCTCCGCTAACGGGCCAGGGGGTCTATCCCCGGCCGGTGCAGCAGAAGATCCCCGTCTGGGTGGCGGTGGGGGGCACCCAGTACTCGGCCGCGCGGGCCGGCGCCCTGGGCCTGCCCATGGCCCTGGCGATCATCGGCGGGCTGCCGGAGCGGTTCAGGCCGCTGGCGGAGCTGCACCGGAAGGCGGCGGTGATGAACGGCCACGAGCCGCCCGCGCTCAGCATCAACTCCCACGGCTTCATCGCCGACCGGTCGCAGGACGCGGCGGACCTGGCCTTCCCGGCGTTCAAGGCCGTGATGGACCAGCTGGGCCGTGAGCGGGGCTGGCCGCCGATGACCCGGGCGCAGTTCGAGGCGTCCCGCAGCCTGCGGGGGGCCGACTTCGTCGGCAGCCCTCAGGAGGTGGCGGAGAAGATTCTGTACCAGCACGAGCTCTTCGGGCACCAGCGGTTCCTGCTGCAGCTGACGGTCGGGAGCCTGCCGCACGACAAGGTGCTGCGGGCGATCGAGCTGTTCGGCACGCAGGTCGCTCCCGTGGTGCGGAAGGCGGTTGCCCGGAAGCAGGGGAAAGCATAG